One uncultured Tolumonas sp. genomic window carries:
- a CDS encoding phosphocholine cytidylyltransferase family protein produces MQAIILAAGRGSRLGTMTENQPKPLAKLAGKPLIEWQLASLAAAGVHSVHVVCGYCSEALQGYGNSRIMNANWASSNMVRSLMCADAVLSVEPTLVCYGDVVYRPGIIRTLMASDAPLATSYDKEWWSLWSARFDDPLLDAESFRQQGGQLITIGERVQAREEIEGQYMGLLKFTPEGWQRVSAVLAGLSAEQINKLDMTSLLRLLLSQGVPIATVAISGGWVEVDNPSDISLYEQRIAEPGWSHDWRSDDLPI; encoded by the coding sequence ATGCAAGCCATAATTTTAGCGGCCGGGCGAGGTTCCCGGCTTGGTACCATGACCGAGAACCAACCCAAACCGCTGGCAAAGTTGGCTGGTAAGCCGTTGATTGAATGGCAGTTGGCATCGCTAGCCGCGGCAGGTGTCCACAGTGTTCATGTGGTTTGCGGATATTGCAGTGAAGCCCTGCAGGGCTACGGTAACAGCCGAATCATGAACGCCAACTGGGCTAGTTCTAATATGGTCCGCAGCCTGATGTGCGCTGATGCTGTGCTATCGGTGGAGCCGACTCTTGTCTGTTACGGGGATGTTGTCTATCGCCCTGGGATCATCAGAACCTTGATGGCATCTGATGCGCCACTAGCCACCAGCTACGACAAAGAGTGGTGGTCACTCTGGTCGGCCCGGTTTGATGATCCTTTATTGGATGCTGAAAGCTTCCGACAGCAGGGTGGTCAATTGATCACCATCGGTGAACGGGTTCAGGCTCGAGAGGAGATCGAAGGGCAATATATGGGGTTGTTGAAGTTCACCCCTGAGGGCTGGCAACGAGTGTCTGCGGTGTTAGCAGGACTCAGCGCCGAACAAATCAACAAGCTGGATATGACCAGCCTGCTGCGCCTATTGCTGTCTCAAGGTGTTCCCATTGCGACGGTTGCTATCTCTGGTGGTTGGGTTGAAGTGGATAATCCATCCGATATTTCCTTGTACGAACAACGGATCGCCGAACCTGGCTGGAGTCATGATTGGCGATCCGATGATCTGCCAATCTAG
- the pseC gene encoding UDP-4-amino-4,6-dideoxy-N-acetyl-beta-L-altrosamine transaminase — translation MIPYGRQSISEADIEAIVAVLRSDYLTQGPVVPRFEQAVADYCGADFGVAVNSGTAALHIACLALGVGPGDWVWTSPISFVASANCALYCGAQVDFVDVEPDTGNMSVDELERKLQRAQQEGKLPKVVIPVHFAGLPCDMAAIHALSQIYGFRIIEDACHALGARYHDEPTGNSRYSDITVFSFHPVKIITTGEGGMAMTNDPQLAKSMRLLRSHGITREAEDFINQPDGPWYYEQQLLGFNYRMTDIQAALGLSQMARLDEFLAKRRAIAARYQAELPHSSLEILANCEGRLSAWHLFVIKVPAEQRKARFVELREAGIAANVHYMPISAQPAHRQESPADTNSAHHFYQAIVSIPLYPTLSDDQQKKVIEILSAV, via the coding sequence ATGATCCCGTACGGTCGTCAGTCCATCAGCGAGGCCGATATCGAGGCTATCGTGGCGGTATTGCGCTCGGATTATCTGACCCAGGGACCGGTGGTACCGCGCTTTGAGCAGGCGGTGGCTGATTATTGCGGTGCGGATTTCGGGGTGGCCGTCAACTCCGGCACTGCCGCCCTGCATATTGCCTGTCTGGCGCTGGGTGTCGGTCCCGGGGATTGGGTATGGACCTCCCCCATCAGCTTCGTGGCTTCGGCCAATTGCGCTCTCTATTGCGGGGCCCAGGTCGATTTTGTCGATGTGGAGCCGGACACCGGCAACATGTCGGTCGATGAGCTGGAAAGGAAACTGCAACGGGCGCAGCAGGAAGGAAAACTGCCAAAGGTGGTGATCCCGGTGCATTTTGCCGGCCTGCCCTGCGATATGGCCGCCATTCACGCTCTGAGCCAGATCTATGGTTTTCGCATCATCGAGGACGCCTGTCACGCCCTCGGCGCCCGTTACCACGATGAACCAACCGGAAACAGCCGCTATAGCGACATCACCGTATTCAGCTTCCACCCGGTGAAGATCATCACCACCGGCGAAGGTGGCATGGCGATGACCAATGACCCGCAGCTTGCCAAGAGCATGCGCCTGCTGCGCAGCCACGGCATCACCCGCGAGGCCGAGGATTTTATCAACCAGCCGGATGGCCCCTGGTACTACGAGCAGCAGCTGCTCGGCTTCAACTACCGCATGACAGATATCCAGGCCGCTCTGGGATTGAGCCAGATGGCGCGACTAGATGAGTTCTTGGCCAAGCGCCGCGCCATTGCCGCCCGTTATCAGGCTGAATTGCCACATTCCAGTCTTGAAATTCTAGCCAACTGCGAAGGACGTCTTTCAGCATGGCATCTGTTTGTTATCAAAGTACCGGCGGAACAGCGTAAGGCACGGTTTGTAGAGTTGAGAGAAGCTGGCATCGCAGCCAACGTACACTATATGCCAATTTCAGCCCAACCAGCCCATCGGCAGGAATCACCAGCAGATACGAACTCAGCCCATCACTTCTACCAAGCGATAGTAAGTATCCCACTGTATCCAACGCTATCTGACGATCAGCAAAAAAAGGTTATAGAAATCCTCTCCGCTGTTTAA
- a CDS encoding PEP/pyruvate-binding domain-containing protein yields the protein MSFSAPDFNFGTKSETLARLQTRVSRSQILPLYYFTATQWLYQKTEILVAIAGMDHGGCVIIRSSAQNEDSQCNSMAGAFTSCLNVPADSQSELNQAIERVIASFGLHQHGENQILVQPMLRDIQMSGVVMTHDLEHGAPYYVINYDDESGLTDTITGGVGIQKTVLIYRDTDHRLVRSTRIQALLAACRELEELCGLVPLDIEFAIDRKACVYILQVRRITLCNTWHPVTERRVARQLAHIRHYLEQTLPPQRDLFGGNSLLGVMPDWNPAEIIGTMPRPLASSLYRLLVTDSAWREARARMGYYHPRHQVLMVMLGHHPYIDVRSSFNSFLPAGLDDATGDRLVTAWLERLREHPEWHDKVEFEVVQTCLDFTFEADSEVRYAGCLTPDAFQTYRQALGALTCRAIVGEGEGSLASAMAGIHACAVDQEQRGPINSWRADLVSVKRLLMACREFGTVNFAILARHAFIAEALLRSACRRGAISTERLQLWKQSLHTVTTDLTTDYAAVCAGTQSADHFLARFGHLRPGTYDITSLRYDERHDLFATASGSNGLESVHATRGFELQPDEEQALQRLLDERSWPVTAAGLLAYAGQAVQAREYAKLIFTRDLSDALALLNRWGGEVGLSREDLSYLDIFQLLDTLVSPLLDDIDRVVLNWVDKARHEHQQAISLKLGHLISGADDVFVVPMHRSLPNFITQKRVEAEGILLQQDTPVTTALQGRIVCIENADPGYDWVFTRDIVGLVTQYGGANSHMAIRCAEFGIPAAIGCGEQLFSRLLRCRGIVLNCQDKTINLV from the coding sequence ATGAGTTTCTCGGCTCCCGATTTTAATTTTGGAACTAAATCTGAAACTCTGGCCCGCTTACAAACGAGGGTTAGCCGTTCGCAAATTCTCCCTCTTTATTATTTCACTGCCACTCAGTGGCTATACCAAAAAACTGAAATTCTTGTGGCCATCGCCGGTATGGATCATGGTGGCTGCGTAATCATCCGCAGTAGTGCTCAAAATGAAGACAGCCAATGTAATTCCATGGCTGGAGCTTTTACCAGCTGTTTGAATGTGCCTGCTGATAGTCAGTCGGAACTGAATCAGGCGATCGAACGTGTGATTGCCTCATTCGGGCTGCATCAACATGGAGAGAATCAGATACTGGTGCAACCCATGCTCAGAGATATTCAGATGAGCGGGGTCGTGATGACCCACGATCTGGAGCATGGAGCTCCCTACTATGTCATTAATTATGATGATGAAAGTGGTCTGACAGACACAATTACGGGTGGGGTCGGAATCCAGAAAACAGTATTGATCTACCGTGATACTGATCATCGTCTCGTGCGCTCAACACGTATTCAGGCACTGTTGGCGGCATGTCGAGAGCTGGAGGAGCTTTGTGGGCTGGTGCCTTTGGACATCGAATTTGCTATCGATCGCAAAGCATGCGTTTACATTCTGCAAGTTCGTCGCATCACTCTTTGTAATACTTGGCATCCGGTCACTGAGCGGCGAGTTGCTCGGCAACTGGCCCATATTCGGCATTACCTTGAGCAAACCCTGCCTCCTCAGCGTGATCTATTTGGCGGTAATTCACTACTGGGGGTGATGCCGGATTGGAATCCTGCCGAGATCATCGGAACTATGCCACGCCCACTGGCTTCATCTCTCTATCGTCTACTGGTAACCGATTCGGCATGGCGGGAGGCTCGAGCCAGGATGGGGTATTACCATCCCCGTCATCAAGTGCTGATGGTGATGCTGGGGCATCATCCCTATATCGATGTACGCAGCAGCTTCAACTCCTTTTTGCCAGCAGGTCTTGATGATGCGACGGGCGATCGTTTGGTCACTGCCTGGTTGGAACGGTTACGCGAACACCCAGAATGGCATGACAAGGTTGAGTTTGAGGTTGTGCAAACCTGTCTGGATTTTACCTTCGAAGCCGATTCTGAGGTTCGTTATGCCGGATGTCTGACTCCCGATGCGTTTCAAACCTATCGACAGGCGCTGGGTGCATTGACGTGCCGCGCCATCGTCGGAGAGGGAGAGGGCTCGCTGGCATCTGCAATGGCGGGTATCCATGCGTGTGCAGTCGATCAAGAGCAAAGAGGGCCGATTAACAGCTGGCGAGCCGATCTGGTATCCGTCAAACGTCTTTTGATGGCGTGCCGTGAGTTCGGTACCGTTAACTTTGCGATCCTCGCCCGGCACGCCTTCATCGCCGAAGCGTTGTTGCGTTCCGCATGCCGTCGCGGAGCAATTTCTACGGAACGATTGCAGCTTTGGAAACAGTCTTTACATACGGTGACAACAGATCTCACCACGGATTACGCGGCTGTTTGTGCTGGAACACAATCTGCTGATCATTTTCTCGCCCGATTTGGTCATCTGCGTCCAGGGACCTATGACATTACGTCGCTGCGCTATGATGAGCGTCACGACCTGTTTGCGACCGCATCTGGATCGAATGGGCTGGAGTCGGTCCATGCGACGAGAGGTTTTGAGCTACAACCCGACGAAGAACAGGCGTTGCAGCGATTGCTGGATGAACGAAGCTGGCCTGTTACTGCCGCAGGTTTGCTGGCTTACGCTGGCCAGGCTGTCCAAGCGCGAGAGTACGCCAAACTGATCTTCACCCGAGACTTATCGGATGCGCTAGCTTTGCTCAACCGTTGGGGAGGAGAGGTTGGTCTGTCTCGGGAGGATCTCTCCTACCTGGATATATTCCAACTGCTGGATACTCTGGTTTCTCCGCTGCTGGATGATATCGACCGCGTCGTGTTAAATTGGGTAGACAAAGCCCGACATGAGCATCAGCAGGCCATTTCTCTGAAACTTGGCCATTTGATTTCGGGGGCGGATGATGTGTTTGTCGTACCAATGCATCGCAGCCTGCCTAATTTTATTACGCAAAAGCGAGTGGAAGCCGAGGGGATATTGCTGCAGCAAGACACACCGGTCACTACGGCATTGCAGGGACGGATTGTCTGCATCGAGAACGCAGACCCCGGCTATGACTGGGTCTTCACGCGGGATATCGTTGGTCTGGTTACGCAATATGGCGGAGCCAATTCCCACATGGCCATTCGTTGTGCCGAATTTGGTATCCCAGCGGCTATTGGTTGTGGTGAGCAGTTGTTCAGCCGCCTGTTGCGCTGTCGGGGTATCGTCCTGAACTGTCAGGATAAGACAATTAATTTGGTGTGA
- a CDS encoding adenylyl-sulfate kinase, translating into MVIWLVGMSGAGKSTIGRSLCASLKEERPQTVFVDGDEIRAMFRHDQIADAYSIAGRRVNAERIQSLCRWLDGQGIDVVCCILAMFPDISANNRQIFSDYREIFVDVPLSVLMQRDDKGLYQAALCGRQPNVVGVDIEYCPPVAPDLVINNRFDTKLLLEYVSRIRQVCGRGL; encoded by the coding sequence ATGGTTATTTGGTTGGTTGGAATGTCTGGTGCAGGGAAAAGTACAATTGGACGTAGTCTCTGTGCGAGTCTAAAGGAAGAACGTCCTCAGACAGTATTCGTTGATGGCGATGAAATACGGGCTATGTTTCGTCATGATCAGATTGCAGATGCTTATTCGATCGCCGGGCGACGAGTCAATGCAGAGCGTATTCAATCACTTTGTCGCTGGTTGGATGGTCAGGGCATCGATGTGGTCTGCTGTATTCTAGCGATGTTCCCTGATATCAGCGCCAATAATCGGCAGATTTTTTCTGACTATCGGGAGATATTTGTGGATGTGCCTTTGTCTGTGTTGATGCAACGTGATGACAAGGGTCTTTATCAAGCAGCTCTTTGTGGTCGTCAACCGAATGTCGTTGGGGTTGATATTGAATATTGTCCCCCTGTTGCTCCCGATCTCGTGATAAACAATAGGTTTGATACCAAGTTATTGCTTGAATATGTTAGCCGCATTCGGCAGGTCTGTGGGCGAGGTCTCTGA
- the pseB gene encoding UDP-N-acetylglucosamine 4,6-dehydratase (inverting), with translation MLNDKSILITGGTGSFGKKFVETVLANYAPRRVIIYSRDELKQYEMQQIFNQPCMRYFIGDVRDSQRLTLAMQGVDYVVHAAALKQVPAAEYNPMECIKTNINGAENVIQAALANHVKKVIALSTDKAANPINLYGATKLCSDKLFVAANNIAGSNPTEFSVVRYGNVAGSRGSVVPFFDKLIRDGSDHLPITHSEMTRFWITLEQGVDFVLKNFARMKGGELFVPKIPSIRITELANAMAPQLPQKIVGIRPGEKLHEVMCPVDDSYHTYEFKDYYVITPSISFNHRNDDFSTNALGQKGKSVSEGFEYNSKNNDHFLSIDEMRAMNRQVLA, from the coding sequence ATGTTAAACGATAAAAGCATTCTTATCACAGGCGGTACTGGCTCATTTGGCAAGAAATTTGTCGAGACCGTACTTGCTAATTATGCCCCTCGCCGGGTCATCATCTATTCCCGTGATGAACTCAAGCAATATGAGATGCAGCAGATCTTCAATCAACCGTGTATGCGTTACTTCATTGGTGATGTGCGAGATAGCCAACGACTCACATTAGCCATGCAAGGGGTTGATTATGTGGTACATGCAGCCGCACTGAAACAGGTGCCAGCAGCCGAATATAACCCCATGGAATGTATAAAAACCAACATCAATGGCGCTGAGAATGTGATCCAGGCAGCACTGGCTAACCACGTTAAAAAAGTCATTGCGCTGTCTACAGATAAAGCCGCTAACCCGATAAATCTCTACGGAGCTACCAAGCTTTGCTCTGACAAATTATTTGTTGCGGCTAACAATATTGCCGGTAGTAACCCAACTGAATTCTCCGTCGTGCGTTATGGCAATGTTGCCGGCTCACGCGGCTCTGTAGTGCCCTTCTTCGACAAGCTGATCCGCGATGGCAGTGATCACCTGCCGATCACCCACAGCGAGATGACCCGCTTCTGGATCACGTTGGAGCAGGGGGTGGATTTTGTGCTGAAGAACTTTGCCCGCATGAAGGGTGGCGAACTGTTTGTACCGAAGATCCCGTCCATCCGCATCACGGAGCTGGCCAACGCCATGGCCCCACAACTGCCTCAGAAGATTGTCGGCATCCGCCCCGGCGAAAAATTGCATGAGGTGATGTGCCCGGTGGATGACTCCTACCACACCTACGAGTTCAAGGATTATTACGTCATTACACCATCCATCAGCTTCAACCATCGCAACGACGACTTCTCCACTAATGCCTTGGGGCAGAAAGGAAAATCCGTCAGCGAAGGGTTCGAGTACAACTCGAAGAACAATGACCACTTCCTGTCGATTGACGAGATGCGTGCCATGAACCGGCAGGTACTGGCATGA
- a CDS encoding class I SAM-dependent methyltransferase: MNILQLLLKIAERHKREYDNNQICLIEKLRGVEQENISFNTFLDTWNKLTATLFSAPHWFSLLMDDVDNELSKKIHFFANKKWLPDLSSQNDYLEWQKKTENPEYRNKKVIPLLRQMADEELSRANAFTRLRQFYLFKDLLVAFFIHPEYIPLHNDIFSICTQQLKTWNFSYVSGYPYQGLSKIGISGAKPTEERLSRYRIEMYLSPDDEVLDIGSNSGFFSMEIAKQINHVDAIEFNPYLNLIAKRTQQELGIKNINFHQLDFCEYATHKKYQAIFSLANHCTIDGNLSINFEEYIAKCFNLLDIDGYLFFESHNVFGPGSGNVGDDGDLNEKFDVVEKYFEVVDYYMTKKFIPLVDIDKLFVILKRRLAHEPTACRTFDLERAKQIYR; this comes from the coding sequence ATGAACATACTTCAACTGCTACTAAAAATAGCCGAGCGCCACAAACGTGAATACGACAACAACCAGATCTGCTTGATTGAAAAGCTCCGGGGAGTTGAGCAGGAAAATATCTCTTTTAATACGTTTCTTGACACTTGGAACAAACTGACGGCTACGCTATTTTCCGCGCCACATTGGTTTTCACTTTTGATGGATGATGTGGATAATGAACTGTCAAAGAAAATACATTTTTTTGCCAACAAAAAATGGCTTCCCGATCTTTCTAGCCAAAATGATTATCTGGAATGGCAAAAAAAAACAGAAAACCCGGAATATAGAAATAAAAAAGTTATACCTTTATTGAGGCAAATGGCTGATGAGGAGTTGAGCAGAGCCAACGCATTTACTAGATTGCGCCAATTTTATTTATTTAAAGATTTGTTGGTAGCATTTTTTATACACCCAGAATACATACCACTGCACAACGATATATTTTCAATCTGCACTCAACAACTCAAGACTTGGAATTTCAGCTATGTTTCAGGGTATCCCTATCAAGGACTGAGTAAAATAGGTATTTCGGGAGCAAAACCGACCGAGGAACGCCTCAGTCGTTATCGAATCGAGATGTATCTATCCCCAGATGATGAAGTACTTGATATAGGTTCGAATAGCGGTTTTTTTAGTATGGAAATAGCTAAACAAATAAATCATGTCGATGCTATCGAGTTCAATCCTTACCTGAATCTTATTGCTAAAAGAACACAACAAGAACTTGGAATAAAAAATATCAATTTTCATCAGTTAGATTTTTGTGAATATGCAACACACAAAAAATATCAAGCCATATTTTCGCTTGCTAATCATTGCACGATCGATGGCAATTTATCGATAAACTTTGAAGAATATATAGCTAAATGTTTTAACTTGCTCGATATTGATGGTTACTTATTCTTTGAAAGCCATAATGTATTTGGCCCAGGAAGCGGTAATGTGGGTGATGATGGTGACTTGAACGAAAAATTTGATGTAGTCGAAAAATATTTCGAAGTCGTCGATTACTATATGACAAAGAAATTTATTCCGTTGGTCGATATTGACAAACTGTTCGTTATATTGAAACGGCGGTTGGCTCATGAGCCAACCGCATGTAGAACATTCGATCTGGAACGAGCGAAGCAGATTTATCGCTAG
- a CDS encoding gamma-glutamyl-gamma-aminobutyrate hydrolase family protein (Members of this family of hydrolases with an active site Cys residue belong to MEROPS family C26.) — MKRIGITLRTCQAVGYQEARDGLARDWYRFLLQLDWGWEWVLLPNLGSQSVAYAQALGVEGLILTGGEDLGSDPLRDESEFALLEHAVNHQWPVLGICRGMQLIQRFFGGELVIAGGDHHVATRHSVSKQRALPWGGMSETWCCEVNSYHANRIPLPLPASLQTLVVDADGYCEAFTHQHIKLAGVMWHPERELFCHEFDRQLCRWLFE, encoded by the coding sequence ATGAAGCGGATAGGCATCACGTTACGGACATGTCAGGCGGTGGGTTATCAAGAGGCCCGTGATGGGCTCGCTCGGGATTGGTATCGTTTTTTGCTGCAATTAGATTGGGGGTGGGAGTGGGTGTTGTTACCCAATCTTGGTTCGCAGAGCGTGGCTTACGCCCAGGCACTGGGGGTCGAGGGGCTCATCTTAACTGGCGGTGAGGATCTCGGTTCAGACCCCCTACGGGACGAGAGTGAGTTTGCTCTGCTGGAACATGCCGTGAACCACCAGTGGCCGGTACTGGGCATCTGTCGGGGGATGCAGTTGATTCAACGCTTCTTTGGTGGCGAGCTGGTGATTGCGGGTGGTGACCATCATGTGGCAACTCGGCATTCAGTCTCTAAGCAACGGGCATTGCCATGGGGAGGTATGAGCGAGACATGGTGCTGTGAGGTCAACTCCTATCACGCCAACCGGATACCCTTACCGCTACCTGCCAGTTTGCAGACTCTGGTCGTCGATGCCGATGGTTATTGCGAAGCTTTCACCCATCAGCACATAAAGCTGGCTGGAGTCATGTGGCATCCTGAGCGTGAACTATTCTGCCATGAATTTGATCGGCAACTATGCCGATGGCTTTTTGAGTGA
- a CDS encoding formyltransferase family protein, which translates to MRAQRLVLLCGRTVRSSVYVQALANANIVPDAILVYGDGGGRVQSTRQVQGVMVNDLFTPDPCRELVDCLDEVEWPYQVCSAQSLSDPALLGMLEALTPELVVYSGYAGQLVPAELLRCYSVLHVHSGWLPDYRGSTTLYYQIIKQGSCAASALLIDERIDTGPILARKQYPLPPPGADVDYLYDNMIRADLLVTVLAQWRAGLPWDRISQQMDSPPYFIIHPLLKHMALLAIDKQERAS; encoded by the coding sequence ATGAGGGCACAACGTCTAGTTCTGCTTTGTGGTCGTACGGTTCGTTCCTCCGTCTATGTACAGGCGTTAGCAAACGCGAACATAGTTCCAGATGCGATTTTGGTATATGGCGATGGAGGGGGGAGGGTCCAGTCTACTCGACAGGTACAGGGCGTAATGGTCAACGATCTATTCACTCCAGATCCATGTCGGGAGCTTGTAGATTGTCTCGATGAAGTGGAATGGCCCTATCAGGTTTGTTCTGCTCAGTCCCTCTCGGATCCGGCATTGCTTGGGATGCTGGAAGCTCTGACTCCTGAATTAGTGGTCTACTCAGGTTACGCTGGGCAATTGGTTCCGGCGGAATTACTACGTTGTTATTCGGTGTTGCACGTTCACTCTGGCTGGCTTCCGGATTATCGGGGTAGCACAACCCTATATTACCAGATCATTAAACAGGGAAGCTGTGCCGCGAGTGCCTTGTTGATTGATGAACGTATCGATACTGGCCCGATTTTGGCGCGGAAGCAGTATCCGCTTCCACCTCCTGGAGCGGATGTTGATTACCTTTATGACAATATGATTCGTGCCGATCTGTTGGTGACCGTGCTGGCTCAGTGGCGGGCGGGGTTGCCGTGGGATCGGATATCTCAGCAAATGGACTCTCCGCCTTATTTCATCATTCATCCTCTACTCAAACATATGGCCCTGCTCGCCATCGATAAGCAGGAGAGAGCCTCATGA
- a CDS encoding 6-hydroxymethylpterin diphosphokinase MptE-like protein encodes MPDIFIQNLALLEKRWPSLADLLQQEAAELNVTLVKGLSSTLSVDGIQLSSRHDRIKEACQQMLSIPTVPEIHLYGIGLGDLPRELLKRAELQKLHIHVLNESLLGLILHLLEQDDWLADPRVTLHIASEYKEIQLPFFAIPAELFLASDGNAKIRDRLVAEIEQPYVNQRFNPQNTELLDRIEQNISLLELDPDVATLFDSYNGKEAFVLASGPSLELHYLKLLEIRKRQDRPVFIALDTALRPLMANGIEPDFVISIDLLITSSHFPNLIPDTIKLIYFPLSQNQTLISWHGKRYAAYSKSSIYDEVYQRFPKARFYSSGSVLHPAVDFAVRLGAKSITLFGADFSYPRNKTHSGWESGVLGEPVAAAKHWVLNGDGVRVKTLLNFRSYLCALERYIAHHPEVQFYNSSRIGAFIDGTLFHPEFVK; translated from the coding sequence ATGCCGGATATTTTTATACAAAACCTCGCACTACTTGAAAAACGTTGGCCTTCTTTGGCTGATCTGTTACAGCAGGAAGCGGCAGAGCTGAATGTAACCTTAGTTAAAGGGCTATCGTCAACACTATCGGTTGATGGTATTCAGCTCTCTAGCCGGCATGACCGTATTAAAGAAGCATGTCAGCAAATGCTCTCGATCCCCACAGTACCTGAAATTCATCTGTACGGAATCGGGCTTGGCGATCTCCCTCGTGAACTGTTGAAACGTGCTGAATTACAAAAACTTCACATTCATGTTCTTAATGAGTCTTTGCTTGGGTTGATACTTCATTTACTTGAACAAGATGATTGGTTGGCAGACCCACGCGTAACATTACACATAGCATCAGAATATAAAGAAATTCAGCTACCATTTTTTGCTATTCCGGCAGAACTGTTTTTGGCTAGTGATGGCAATGCTAAAATTCGAGACCGGCTAGTGGCTGAAATTGAACAGCCGTATGTTAATCAACGCTTTAACCCCCAAAATACAGAGCTTTTGGATCGAATAGAGCAAAATATCTCATTGTTAGAATTAGATCCTGATGTTGCTACGTTGTTTGACTCTTACAACGGGAAAGAGGCGTTTGTACTGGCGTCTGGGCCCTCTTTAGAACTTCATTACTTAAAGTTGCTAGAAATTAGAAAACGGCAAGATCGCCCTGTATTTATCGCACTTGATACAGCGTTGCGCCCCTTGATGGCTAACGGAATTGAACCTGATTTTGTTATTAGTATTGATCTACTTATTACGTCTAGCCATTTTCCAAACCTAATTCCAGACACGATCAAGCTGATCTATTTTCCCTTATCTCAAAATCAGACCCTGATAAGTTGGCATGGAAAACGTTATGCTGCTTATTCGAAAAGCTCTATTTATGATGAAGTTTATCAACGTTTCCCCAAAGCTCGTTTTTACTCCAGTGGTAGTGTATTGCATCCCGCTGTTGATTTTGCAGTACGTCTTGGAGCTAAAAGTATTACCTTATTTGGTGCAGACTTCAGTTACCCACGAAATAAAACCCATTCAGGCTGGGAGAGTGGTGTCTTAGGTGAACCAGTCGCTGCAGCAAAACACTGGGTACTGAACGGCGATGGAGTGCGAGTCAAAACTTTGTTAAATTTTCGCAGTTATCTTTGTGCGTTAGAACGCTATATCGCCCATCATCCTGAAGTGCAATTTTATAATTCCAGTCGTATCGGTGCTTTCATTGATGGAACCCTTTTTCATCCGGAGTTTGTAAAATGA